A part of Gossypium hirsutum isolate 1008001.06 chromosome A07, Gossypium_hirsutum_v2.1, whole genome shotgun sequence genomic DNA contains:
- the LOC107955391 gene encoding chloroplast envelope quinone oxidoreductase homolog: protein MANNLMRAVQYSKYNGGVADLKHAEVPIPSPKKAEVLIKVEAASINPIDWKIQEGVARPFLPRKFPHIPGTDVAGEIVQVGSGVQSFKVGDKVVAVLGNGGALAEYAVAKEGSTVPRPPEVSAPEAAALPIAGLAAHQSLTQLAGLKLDGSGPQVNVLVTAASGGVGQYAVQLLKLANAHITATCGARNMDLVRSLGADEVLDYKTPDGVALKSPSGRKYDVIIHCAHNIPWSTFSANLTPKGKVVNTTPGFGTLMSVAAKKIKCSKKQLLPLFTSPKKENLDFLVKLVKAGKLRPIIDSKHPLSKAENAWAKSIEGHATGKILVEP, encoded by the exons ATGGCCAACAATCTGATGCGTGCTGTTCAATACAGTAAATATAACGGAGGAGTTGCTGATCTCAAG CATGCTGAAGTTCCGATTCCCAGTCCAAAAAAGGCTGAAGTTCTGATCAAAGTAGAGGCAGCTAGTATTAACCCAATCGACTGGAAAATACAAGAGGGGGTAGCGCGCCCATTTTTACCTCGCAAATTCCCCCACATTCCTG GTACTGATGTAGCAGGAGAAATCGTACAAGTTGGATCAGGTGTCCAGAGTTTCAAAGTCGGGGATAAAGTTGTTGCCGTACTTGGT AATGGAGGTGCACTAGCTGAATATGCTGTGGCTAAGGAAGGTTCCACAGTTCCAAGGCCTCCAGAGGTATCAGCCCCTGAAGCTGCAGCTTTGCCAATTGCTGGCCTTGCAGCTCACCAGTCACTCACCCAGCTTGCTGGTCTCAAACTTGATGGAAGCGGCCCACAAGTAAATGTTCTGGTTACCGCTGCTTCAGGTGGTGTAGGTCAATATGCAGTTCAACTCCTAAAGCTTGCAAATGCACACATTACAGCCACTTGTGGGGCTCGTAATATGGATTTAGTCAGGAGCTTGGGGGCTGATGAGGTTCTTGACTACAAAACTCCTGATGGGGTGGCTCTCAAGAGCCCCTCTGGTCGCAAATACGATGTGATCATCCACTGCGCACACAACATTCCTTGGTCTACCTTTTCGGCTAACTTGACTCCGAAAGGAAAGGTAGTAAATACCACCCCTGGTTTCGGTACTTTGATGAGTGTTGCTGCGAAAAAGATTAAATGCTCGAAGAAGCAACTCTTACCCTTGTTCACCTCACCCAAGAAAGAGAACCTCGATTTTCTTGTTAAGTTGGTGAAAGCAGGAAAGCTTAGGCCAATAATCGATTCAAAGCATCCTCTAAGTAAGGCAGAAAATGCTTGGGCCAAGAGCATTGAAGGCCATGCTACGGGCAAGATTCTTGTGGAGCCCTAG
- the LOC121231834 gene encoding peptidyl-prolyl cis-trans isomerase FKBP15-1: MRFSRALKVAPILLLLLILFTFANAKKSADVTQLQIGVKHKPKSCEFQAHKGDRIKVHYRGKLTDGTVFDSSFERGDPIEFELGSGQVIKGWDQGLLGMCVGEKRKLKIPAKLGYGDHGSPPKIPGGATLVFDTELVAVNGKPSSGGDNTSEDEL; this comes from the exons atgcGATTCAGCAGGGCGTTGAAGGTTGCTCCGATTCTGCTTCTTCTGCTGATCCTTTTCACATTTG CGAATGCCAAGAAGTCAGCCGATGTGACCCAGCTACAGATCGGAGTCAAG CATAAGCCCAAATCATGCGAGTTTCAAGCTCACAAAGGTGATAGAATCAAAGTGCACTATCGG GGGAAACTCACTGATGGAACTGTATTCGATTCAAGTTTTGAAAGGGGTGACCCAATTGAATTTGAGCTTGGTAGTGGTCAAGTAATCAAAG GATGGGACCAAGGACTACTAGGAATGTGTGTCGGTGAGAAGCGGAAGTTGAAAATACCCGCAAAGCTTGGTTATGGTGACCATGGTTCACCACCCAAAATCCCAG GTGGAGCAACACTAGTATTTGACACGGAGCTTGTTGCAGTCAATGGGAAGCCATCCAGCGGTGGGGATAATACAAGTGAAGATGAGCTATAA
- the LOC107955390 gene encoding chloroplast envelope quinone oxidoreductase homolog, with protein sequence MATNMMRAVQYSKYNGGAADLKHVEVPIPSPKKEEVLIKVEAASINPIDWKIQEGVARPFLPRKFPHIPGTDVAGEIVQVGSGVQSFKVGDKVVAVLGNGGALAEYAVAKAGSTVPRPPEVSAPEGAALPIAGLAAHQSLTQLAGLKLDGTGPQVNVLVTAASGGVGQYAVQLLKLANAHITATCGARNMDLVRSLGADEVLDYKTPDGVALKSPSGRKYDVIIHCAHNIPWSTFSANLTPKGKVVDTTPGFGTLMSVAAKKISCSKKQLIPLFTSPKKENLDFLVNLVRDGKLKPKIDSKHPLSKAEDAWAKSIDGHATGKILVEP encoded by the exons ATGGCGACGAATATGATGCGAGCCGTTCAATACAGTAAATATAACGGAGGAGCCGCTGATCTCAAG CATGTTGAAGTTCCGATTCCCAGTCCAAAAAAGGAAGAAGTTTTGATCAAAGTAGAGGCAGCTAGTATTAACCCAATCGACTGGAAAATACAGGAGGGGGTAGCGCGCCCATTTTTACCTCGCAAATTCCCCCACATTCCTG GTACCGATGTAGCAGGAGAAATCGTACAAGTTGGATCAGGTGTCCAGAGTTTCAAAGTCGGGGATAAAGTTGTTGCCGTACTTGGT AATGGAGGTGCACTAGCTGAATATGCTGTGGCTAAGGCAGGCTCCACAGTTCCAAGGCCTCCAGAGGTATCAGCCCCTGAAGGTGCAGCTTTGCCAATTGCTGGCCTCGCAGCTCACCAGTCACTCACCCAGCTTGCTGGGCTCAAACTTGATGGAACTGGCCCGCAAGTAAACGTATTGGTTACAGCAGCTTCAGGTGGTGTAGGTCAATATGCAGTGCAACTCCTAAAGCTTGCAAATGCACACATTACAGCCACTTGTGGGGCTCGTAATATGGATTTAGTCAGGAGCCTGGGGGCTGATGAGGTTCTTGACTACAAAACTCCTGATGGGGTGGCTCTCAAAAGCCCTTCTGGTCGCAAATACGATGTAATCATCCACTGTGCACACAACATTCCTTGGTCTACCTTTTCGGCTAACTTGACTCCAAAAGGAAAGGTAGTAGATACCACTCCTGGTTTCGGTACTTTGATGAGTGTTGCTGCGAAAAAGATTTCATGCTCAAAGAAGCAACTCATACCCTTGTTTACCTCACCTAAGAAAgagaatctcgattttcttgttaatttggtGAGAGATGGAAAGCTTAAGCCAAAAATCGATTCGAAGCATCCTCTAAGTAAGGCCGAAGATGCTTGGGCTAAGAGCATTGATGGCCATGCCACTGGCAAGATTCTTGTGGAGCCCTAG
- the LOC121231833 gene encoding probable glucan endo-1,3-beta-glucosidase A6 translates to MGLLPLYFFFLFLSVSSGEFSSQVGVNYGQLGNNLPSPKQSVKLIQSLRAKRVKIYDANHDILNALKGTNLQVCIMVPNEIINNISTSQKLADSWVKTNVVPFYSTTKIRYLLVGNEVISGSPKDIWPNIVPAMRKIKKSLKAHGLDKIKVSTSMAMDVLESSFPPSNGTFRSDIADSIVRPLLQFLHRTKSFYFLDVYPYFAWVMDPKNINLDYALFESRTIKYTDPVSNLTYTNLFDQMVDSVVFAMKRLGYPDIRIWIAETGWPNAGDIDQIGANIYNAATYNRNVVKKLTAKPPIGTPARPGWVIPSLIFALYNENQKPGPGTERHFGLLYPNGTNIYGIDLTGKTPDSCFEPLPRPDNNEPYKGKIWCVAAKGVNETALSSALSYACSQGNKTCDPIQPGKKCFKPDSLFWHASYAFSSYWSQYRKTGATCYFNGLATQTAKDPSFGHCKFPSVTL, encoded by the exons ATGGGCCTTCTTCCTCTCtacttcttctttcttttcctttccgtTTCGA GTGGGGAGTTCTCAAGTCAAGTGGGAGTAAACTACGGTCAGCTGGGGAACAATCTGCCATCTCCGAAGCAATCGGTTAAGCTAATCCAATCTCTGAGAGCCAAACGCGTCAAAATCTACGATGCAAATCACGACATCCTTAATGCTCTCAAAGGTACAAACCTTCAAGTCTGCATCATGGTCCCCAACGAGATCATAAACAACATCTCCACCAGTCAAAAGCTAGCTGATTCCTGGGTCAAAACCAACGTCGTCCCTTTTTACTCCACAACCAAAATTCGGTACCTCCTTGTCGGCAATGAAGTCATCAGCGGTTCCCCTAAAGATATCTGGCCCAACATCGTGCCGGCCATGCGTAAAATAAAGAAATCGTTAAAAGCCCATGGCCTCGACAAAATCAAAGTCAGTACCTCGATGGCAATGGATGTCTTGGAATCTTCGTTTCCGCCATCCAACGGCACTTTCCGATCCGACATCGCCGATTCGATTGTTAGACCGCTGTTACAGTTTTTACACCGGACCAAATCTTTCTACTTCCTTGATGTTTACCCTTATTTCGCTTGGGTCATGGACCCCAAAAACATTAACCTCGATTACGCACTCTTCGAGTCCCGAACTATCAAATACACCGACCCGGTTTCCAATTTAACCTACACTAATTTGTTCGACCAAATGGTTGACTCGGTTGTTTTCGCAATGAAAAGACTCGGGTACCCGGATATTAGGATCTGGATTGCGGAAACAGGTTGGCCAAATGCCGGCGATATCGATCAAATCGGAGCCAACATTTACAATGCCGCTACTTACAACCGAAATGTTGTAAAAAAGCTAACAGCTAAACCCCCGATTGGCACGCCGGCACGACCCGGATGGGTTATCCCCTCTCTAATATTTGCTCTGTATAATGAGAACCAGAAACCGGGTCCGGGAACTGAGCGGCATTTCGGGTTGTTGTATCCTAACGGGACAAACATATACGGGATCGATTTGACTGGGAAGACTCCGGATTCGTGTTTCGAGCCGTTGCCGAGGCCAGATAATAACGAGCCGTATAAGGGGAAGATTTGGTGCGTGGCGGCTAAAGGTGTTAACGAGACTGCGCTTAGTTCAGCATTGTCATACGCGTGTTCGCAGGGGAATAAGACTTGTGACCCGATTCAACCCGGAAAGAAATGCTTCAAACCGGATTCATTGTTTTGGCACGCGAGCTACGCGTTTAGTTCTTATTGGTCACAATACAGGAAGACTGGCGCCACCTGTTATTTTAACGGCTTGGCTACTCAGACGGCTAAAGATCCAA gtTTTGGTCACTGTAAGTTTCCAAGTGTTACTCTTTGA